The Nitratidesulfovibrio sp. SRB-5 genomic sequence CGATAAGTGGGGGTATTTCAATCAGGAGTTGCTGGAACGGCTGGGCGTTGCCGTGGATTCGCACGGCAAGATGCCCGACGTGGTGTTGTACTATGGCAAGAAGGGGTGGCTTCTGCTGGTAGAGGCCGTCACGAGCCACGGCCCCGTGGATGGTAAGCGCCATGCCGAGTTGGCGGCGCTGTTTAAAGACGCCGACGCAGGCTTGGTGTACGTGACGGCGTTCCCTGACCGAGCAACAATGGGGCGGTATCTTGGTGAGATAGCGTGGGAGACGGAGGTATGGGTTGCCGATGCCCCGTCCCATCTTATCCATTTTAACGGTGAAAGATTCCTCGGGCCGTATGAAGGCGCGGAGGAAGGGTAGCTTGGCCGGGGTGGTGCCAAGGTTTCGCGCGCATTGTGCTTGTGACGACCGGCATGGTGCCGGACTGCGCTGAGGCGCGTTGGCCTGAACAGGCTTGGCAGGAGAAGGGCAGTACGTGAAGCGGCCCGCATCTCGTGAGGAGTGCGGGCCGGTTTGCGAGCAAGCGCAAGGCCGTCGGGAAAGGGCAACTGCTCCCGACAGGTTCGCGTAGTCAGGATGGAGCGGGGAGGGACCTGCGGGACAAGGGACCTGCGAGACAGGAGACCTGCGAGACAGGGGACATGTGAGAAAAGAGGGCGGGCGCGACTATTCCCGCGCCGCAGGGCTGAAGAATTCCCCCGGTGTACGTCCCATCAACTGGCGAAAGGCGGCGATGAAGGCAGAGGTGGAGTCATAGCCCATCTCCAGCGCCACGGCGGTAACCCCGTGCCCGCGCTCCAGTTCCGGCAGGGCGGCCAGCATGCGCGCCCGCTGGCGCCATTCGCGCAGCGAAAGTCCCGTTTCGGCCCGGAACAACCTGGTCAGGGTGCGGTCGCTCATGCCCGCCCGCGCGGCCAGGCGCGGCAGCGAATGGTCTTCGCCGGGGGCGTCCAGCATGGCCTCGCACAGGGCGGCCAGCCGGGCATCGGCGGGTAGCGGCAACGACAGCCCGGCCTCCTGCAGGGCCACCAGTTCATCCAGCAGCACCCCCACCAGCCGCCCTTGCGCGCCGTGCTCGTCATAATCCCTGGGCAGTTGCGTGAAGGCCAGAACCAGTTCGCGGGCCAGCGGCGTCACCTCCACCACCCGGCAACGGGTGGGCGCGGTGCCCCACAGCGGGGCCAGCGCGGCTGGGTCGATGTACAGGCTGCGCTGCTGGGCAGGCCCGCTGGTCATCACCTCGTGCGGCAGTCCTGCCGGTATCCAGATGGCCCGCTGCGGCGGGGCCATGTGGCTGCCCTGGCGGGCGCGTATTTCCAGCACCCCGCGCACGGCGTAGCTGAACTGCACCCAGTCGTGGCTGTGCGGATGCGTCCATGATCCGGCGGACAGCGATTCCGCCCTGGCGAACACGGGGCGGGGCAAGGCGGCAATGTCCGGTATGGCGCGGGGGATGGTCATGCGGTGGTCCTCCGTCGGTACCGGTCGGTTGGGTCGGTTCCCGGTCGGCCTGGAGTCTGTCTGGTGATGGTTTGAGGCCAGTGCGCGTCCGGACTGTCGACACTAGGGCAGTCGGCCAGTCGGGCAGTCGGCAGTCCATGCGGACAGGCATAGTCGGTACGGGAATACCACGGTTTGGCGTATTCTCGATATATCTTGTCTCCATGTCGTTAGCAGGAAGGCGCGCGGGTGGCTAGATGTCTGGTGCGGGCGGCGCACTGGCCGCCCACCGACCCCCAGACTTCATGGAGAGACGACCATGTTTGCAAAGTACGCACGACGGATGGCCAAGGACTGGTTTCTGGCCGGCATGCTGGGCGCCGTGGCCCTGGCCACGCTGTTGCCCGGCCTGGGGGCCAGCGGCGGCACCCTGCATGCCGACATGCTGGGCAACGCGGGCATCTTCCTGATCTTCCTGTTCCACGGCGCGGGCATATCGCCCGAAAGCATGCGCCACGGCATGTCCCGCTGGAAGCTGCACAGCATGGTGCAGCTGACCACCTTCGTGGTGTTTCCGGTGCTGTGGTTCGGCTTCCGCTTTGCCTTCGACGACCTGGTCCCGGCGGACCTGATGCTGGGCTTCCTGTACCTGTGCGCGCTGCCGTCCACCATTTCCTCATCGGTGGCCATGACCGCCATCGCCCACGGCAACGTGCCGGGGGCCATCTTCAACGCCACCCTGTCCAGCCTGCTGGGCATCTTCCTGACGCCGGTCATCATCGCCCTTGCCGCCGGAACGCAGGGCGGGGCGCTGTCGCTTACCGACGCCATGATCAACATCGCCGGGCTGCTGTTCCTGCCCTTCGTGCTGGGCCAGTTGGCCCGCCCCTGGCTGGGCGCCTTCATCGCCCGTCACAAGAAGAAGGTGAACTCCTTCGACAAGGTGGCCATCCTGATCCTGGTGTACAACTCGTTCTGCGATTCTGTGCTGGGCGGCCTGTGGCGCGACCACGGCATGGATCTGCTGGCCCTGACCATCGGCGGTGCGGCCCTGTTCCTGCTGGTGGTGCTGGTGCTGAACACCGTGGTGGCGCGGGCGCTGGGCTTCGACAAGGCCGACGAGATCGCCGCCGTGTTCTGCGGTTCCAAGAAGACCCTGGCTTCCGGCGTGCCCATGGCCCGGCTGCTGTTCGGCGCGCATCCCGCGCTGGGGGTCATCGTGCTGCCCATCATGTTCTACCACCAGTTGCAGTTGTTCGTGTGCTCCATTCTGGCCGAACGCTACGCCCGCACCATGCAGCAACTGGAACGGGAGGGGCGCGACGCTGCGGCGGTGCAGGCGGAAGAGGGCGAGGCTGCTGCCCCCGCCGCAATGGAAGCCGTCAGCCGGTAGCAGAATACGTTCACGGACATTTGCCGGGGCCGTCTGGTTCCGGCACGGGGCGGGCTCGGGGAGAACCGCGCACAGCATCCTTGCGCGGCGTAGCCCGCCCCAACTTCACCGGCCTCGACAACCGGTGGCCATCGGCCCGTCGGTTACCCTGCCGCAACAGGCCGATGCTCCCTGCCTTCTCCCTCTGCCTCATCCCCTTGCAGTCCCTCCGCGTGCCCGCACGCGGAGGGACTTGCGTTTCCGCGCCGTCTGCCGCACAGCAGGAGTATGTGCGCCCGCCCCGCCATATCCGATGCCCCGCCCCGCACCCCGCAGGGCGATGCGGCCCCGAAGGAAGATGTATCCTGGATGGCCGCCTCGCGCCTGCCGGGGCTGGACCTGCTGCGCGCCCGCTACACGCGGCAGGTGTTCGCCCGGCACTTTCACGAGGGGTACGCGCTGGGCGTCATCAAGGGCGGGGCCTTGCGCTTCCGCTATCTGGGGCGCGACCACGTGGCCGTGCCCGGCGCGGTGAACCTGGTGGCCCCCGGAGAGACGCACGACGGACACGGCGTCGGCGATGCGGGCTGGGCCTATCGGATGTTCTACCTCGACCCGGACATCGTGCGCATGGCCGGTGAAGAGGCGGGCCTGCCGCACGGCGCGCTGCCCGATTTCGCCAGCGGCGTGCTGGACGACCCGGAACTGGCGGCGGCCATCGACGCCCTGCACCGCGACATGGAACGCGCCGGGCCGTGCATGCCCACGCTGGCGCAGGAGACGCGCCTTTCCGCCGTGCTCGCCCGCTGGATAACCCGCCACGCGGCCCAGCGCGCACCCGCCGCCCGTCCGCTGCGCACAGGGGGAGAACCGGCTGCGGTGCGCCGCGCCCGCGACTATCTGGACGCCCACTGTGCCGACGACGTGCGGCTGGCGGACCTGGCCGGGGTGGCCTGCCTCAGCCCGTTCCACCTTGCCCGCGCCTTTGCCGCCGCCGTGGGGCTGCCCCCGCACGCCTATCTGGTGCAGACGCGGGTGCGCCGGGCCCGGCAACTGCTGTCAGCGGGCGCCACCCCCGCCGAGGCGGCGGCAGCGGCGGGGTTTGCCGACCAGAGCCATCTTACCCGCGCCTTTCGGGCGCAGGTGGGCGTGACTCCGGCCAGATTCCGCAAGATGCTTCAAGACGCGCGCGGCACCTGGGCCGTAGCCTTTGTGGAAAACAGGATTTCCACGGAGGATTCCCATGACCACGCACGCACCGCGCCGGATGGCCGGGCAGGCGCAAACGTCTGCCGCCCGACTGGCGGAACTGGCGGAACTGGCGGCGATGGCGGAGATGGCGGAGATGGCGGAGGCAGTGCCACCCGCCGCTGAGTGCCCGACTGCGGACGCCGTCTCTTCCGGCGCCGTATCTTTGGGCGCCGCCTCGTCAGGCGCCGAATCGTCTGGCTTCCCCTTGTCTGGTGCCCCCCTGTCCGGTGTTCCCCAGTCTGGCTCTTCCCGGGCTGGTTCTCCCTTGCCCGGGACCGCGCCGCTTGCGACGCCCGAAGCCGTCGGGCCGGGCATGCCCCCGCATGCAGCGCCATCGGCCCCCACTCCCGCGGCCCCGCCCCGCGTCACCGTGCGCCTGCCGCAGCCCGCTGCCGGAACGCCACATGGTCCCGCATGGCGCGCGTATCTCGACCTTGCCGCCGCCATGGTCATCGTGGGGTCGTCGGTGGCGGCGGCGCGCTTCGTCTCGCTGACGCTGCCGTCCCACCTGGTGCAGGAACTGCGCTTTCTGGTGGCCGCATGCATCGCCGTGCCGCTGCTGTACCGGCGCGAAGGCGGCCTGCCGCGCCTGCCCGCGCGCGACTGGGGCGTGCTGTTCCTGCAGGCCGCCGCCGGAGCGCTGCTGTTCAATGTGCTGCTGCTGGCCGGGGTGGCCCGGCTGGATGCGGCGGCGGCGGGGGTGGTGACCAGCACCACCCCGGCGGTGATGGTCCTGGCCTCGCTGGTGCTGCTGCGCGAACGCCCCGGCCCGCGCACGCTGGCGGGCATAGCCTGTTGCGTGGCCGGGGTGCTGGTGTTGCGGCTTGCGCCCGTTCCGGGCGCTGCGGGCGGCGATGCCGCGCTTTCCCTTACGGCATCGGGTGTTGACGGCGTGGGCCTGTTGCTGGTGCTGGGCGCGGTATGCTGCGAAACCCTGTTCCTGCTGCTGGGGCGCACCTTGCGCACGCCCGTGTCGCCGCTGGCCGCATCCACGGTGTGCACCCTGTTCGGCGCGGTGCAGTTTCTGCCGCTGGCCCTGCCGCAGGCGCACCGCGTGGCCGAACTGGACGTCACCGGCTGGCTGCTGGTGGGCTACTACGGCGCGGTGATCACCGTGGCCGCGTACATTTTCTGGTTTCGGGGCGTGGCCCGCGTGAGCGCCGGGACGGCAGGGGCCTTCACCGCCGTGCTGCCGGTGAGCGCACTGGCCTTTTCCGCGCTGCTGCTGGGCGAACCGGTGGGCTGGGCACACCTGGCCGGGGTGGCCTGCGTGCTGTGCGGCATCTGGTGCGTGACGCGGCGTTGAGCCAGTGGAGGAGGGGGCGGCCCATGCGTCCCCATGCGCCGCTGATCCGCCTCATATCCTTTCCTGATCCGCCCCTGACGCCGTCCCCCCATGCGGCCCGATCCGCCTCCGATGCGGCCCCGATGCGGCCCCGACGCGGCCCCGATGCGGCCCCGATGCGGGCAGACGCAGTGCTGATGCGTTGTGCCGTGGCCAACGGCGAAGGATGCGGCCCGGCCCCGTCCATCCTTCGCCGCCGTCACCCGTGCCGCTCCGGCGTCGGCGTGCGCCGGTCTCTTGCGGAAAGATGGCGGCACGGCACGAAAATCCATTGCCGCTGGCGCCATCACGTCGTATAGAAAGAATAGGGAGAGTGCCTGCTTTCCCCCTGCGTCCGCGCCTGTTCCCTTTGTCACGAAGTCGGCCTGTCCTCTCCCGTGATTTCTCCTTCGCTGCTCTTTCCCGCCGACGCCCGCTCTGCCTGACGCTTCACGGACGCTTCCTCCGCTGCCACGCGTGCCGCCCGCTGGGGTGCGGCCCGCTTTGCCCGGAACGCCGGAACACCGGAAAGGAGGAGCCATGAAGATTCTCGTTGCCGTCGATTCGTCGCAGTTTTCCGAAAAGGCCCTGGCCAAGGCGGTGGAGCTTGCCCAGAAGGGCGGCGCGGAACTGATCGCCCTTGCCGTGGCCGAACAGCCTCTGGACATGGGCGAAATTGCCGTCCCCGTCGACCTTTCCACCCACTACAAGGCCGTGGCCTCCAAGGCGCTGGACAAGGCCGCCGAAATCGCCAAGGCCAAGGGCGTGACCCTGCGCCCGGTGCTGGAAGGTGGCAGTTCGCCCGCCGACAACATCATCGAACTGGCCAAGAAGGAAGGCGTGGACCTGATCGTCACCGGCAGCCGTGGCCGCACGGGGCTTGAAAAGTTCCTGCTGGGCAGCGTGGCCTCCAAGGTGGTGTCGCACGCCGTCTGCTCGGTTCTGGTCGTGCGCTGACGCGCATCCCCGGATCGGCACTGATGGTGCGCTGACGCGCACTTGCGTCAACCGTTTCGCATCGCCTCGGGGCGCGGGCAACACCGCGCCCCGTTCGCGTTTTGCGGCGGCAGGGGCGGGGCCGGGGCGCCTTTGCCACATCAGGCAATCCGGCACGCTGCCGTTGCCGTTCCGTCGTCATGCCGCGGTGTTGCCGGAACATGGTTTCGGACCGGGGCGCCATGCCCGCATCGGCGCTTGCCAAAAACGCCGCCGAAGCGTACCCGCGCAGTGGGGCCGTGCGCCGTGGCCCCGAAACCGCCGCAACAAGGGCAGGGCGCATGGCACAGCAACGCATTTTCGCCTCCGCGACCCGGCAGGAAGAACCCACCCGCTGGCTGGACGTGTTCGGCCTGCTGTTCGTGGCCGGGGCACTGGGCCTGGGCATCTGGTTTGCCCTCGCGCATCGCCATGCCGCGGCAGGGCCGGACATTTCCCTCGCCCCGGCCATGCTGCCGCGCTACGCCGCGTACTCGGTGGGCCGCATGTTCATGGCCTACCTGCTCTCCATGCTCTTTTCGCTGGGCTACGGCACGCTGGCCGCGCGTTCGCGCCGGGCCGGGCCGGTGCTGCTGGCCGTGCTGGACATCCTGCAAAGCGTGCCCATCCTGTCCTTCCTGCCCGTGGTGCTGCTGAGCCTTTCCGCCGTGCTGCCCCAGGCCGTGGCGGTGGAAGCGGCATCCGTGGTGCTCATCTTCACCAGCCAGGCCTGGAACATCACCTTTGCCTGGTATCAGGCCCAGACCACCCTGCCCGGCGACCTGCGCGAGGCCGTGTCGGGCTACCGCATGGGCGCGTGGCAGCGCTTTCGCACCCTGGACCTGCCCTTTGCCGGGGTGAGCCTGCTGTGGAACAGCATCATGAGCTGGGCGGGCGGCTGGTTCTTTCTCATGGCGGCGGAAATGTTCACCGTGGGCAGCCGCGACTTCCGCCTGCCGGGCCTTGGCTCCTACCTTCAGGAGGCCGCCGCCCGCGAGGACACCCCCGCCATCCTCATGGGCCTCGGCACCATGATGGTGGTCATCGTCACGCTGGACCAGCTGGTGTGGCGGCCCTTGCTGGCCTGGGGCGAGCGCTTCAAGCTGACCATGGTGGCCGAGGACGAGCAGCCTGAATCGTGGTTTCTCGACCTGCTGCGGGCCGCCCGCCGCATGGCCCCGGTGCGCGCGCTGCTGGAGCGGGTGCTGGCCCCGGCGGCGGAAGCCGTGGACGCGTGGCTGATCCGCCGCTTTCCCCCGTCGGGAGAGAGCATGGACGTGGTCCGCCACGATCCGTGGGCGGGCCGTCTGTTCGGGGTGTTGCTGTTCGGCTGCGTGGCCTTCGGCCTGTGGAAGGGCAGCGGCCTGCTGCTTCAGGTGGCCCCGGAAAGCTGGCGCGACATCGTCATCGGCATTGCCGCCACCTTTTTGCGGGTCATGGCGGCCATGGCCGTGGCCCTGGCCTGGACCCTGCCGGTGGGCGTGCTCATCGGCACCAATGCCCGCCTTGCGCGGGTGTTGCAGCCTGTGGTCCAGATCGCCGCGTCCATCCCGGCCACGGCGCTGTTTCCGGTGTTCCTGATGGTGCTGGTGGACGTGACCCACGGCCTGAACGCGGCGGCGGTGCTGCTGATGCTGCTGGGCACCCAGTGGTACCTGCTGTTCAACATCATTGCCGGGGCGTCTTCCATCCCGCGCGACCTCAAGGACACCGCCGCGCTCATCGGCCTTTCGCGCGCGCAGCAGTGGCGCACCCTGATCCTGCCCGCGCTGTTCCCGTACATCGTCACCGGGGCCATCACGGCCAGCGGCGGGGCGTGGAACGCCAGCATCGTTTCCGAGTACGTGTCCTTCGGGGGGCGCACGCTCAGCGCCACGGGCATCGGGGCCATCATCGCCCGCGCCACGGCCGAGGGCGACTTTCCCCTGCTGTTCGCGGGCACGCTGAGCATGATCGTCACCGTGGTGGGCTTCAACCGGCTGGTGTGGCGGCGCCTGTACCGCCTGGCCGAAGAACGTTTTCGCATGGAGTAGGGCATGCACGCACCTCTCGTCACCCTGCGCGGCCTTGGCAAGGCATACGGCAGCGGCGCGCGCCGCTTCACCGCCGTGTCCGGCGTCAACCTGGAAATCGCCGAGGGCGAATTCGTGGCGCTGCTGGGGCCGTCCGGCTGCGGCAAGTCCACCCTTTTGCGTATGATCACCGGCCTCATCGCCCCCACCGAGGGCGAGGTGCTGTACCGGGGCGGGCGGCTGGAAGGGGTGAACCCCCACGCCACCATCGTGTTCCAGACCTTTGCCCTGTTTCCGTGGCTGACCGTGCAGGAAAACGTGGAAGTGGTGCTGAAGGCGCGCGGCGTGCCCCCGCGCGTGCGCGCCCGGCGCGCCCTGGACCTGCTGGACAGGGTGGGGCTGGCGGGCTTCGACAACGCCTACCCGCGCGAGCTTTCCGGCGGCATGCGCCAGAAGGTGGGCTTTGCCCGGGCCATGGCCGTGGAACCGGAACTGCTGTGCCTGGACGAGCCGTTTTCCGCCCTGGACGTGCTGTCGGCGGAAACGCTGCGCGGCGAACTGCTGGAACTGTGGACCAGCGGCAAGATTCCCACCCGGGCCATCCTGATGGTGTCGCACAATATCGACGAGGCGGTGTTCATGGCCGACCGCATCGTGATCATGGACAAGGACCCCGGCCACATCGTGCGCGTGATGCCCGTGGACCTGCCCCACCCGCGCCAGCGCAAGTCGCCGGAGTATCTGGCCTTCGTGGACCGGGTATACGCCCTGCTGGCGGGCCAGACCCTGACCGAGGACGAGGAACTGGGCACCGCCCCCGGCCAGCCCGGCCACACCCGCCGCCTGCCGGACCTGACCATCAACGAGATCGCCGGCCTTGTGGAGCGCATGGCCGACCAGCCCTCCCACGGCGCGGACATCTACCGCCTGACCGAGGAACTGCACGTGTCGTCCGACTACCTGCTGAAGGTCATCGAGGCGGCGGAACTGCTGGGCTTCGTCACCATCCGCGCGGGTGACATGGAACTGACCCCGCTGGGCGAAACCTTTGCCGAGGCGTCCATCCTGGCCCGCAAGGAGATATTCGGTTCGCGCCTGCGCCGCCTGCCGCTGGTGGTCTGGCTGCTGGACCTGCTGCGGGCCAGCGGCAACCGCCAGATCAAGTTCGAGGTGGCGGAGACGGCCCTGTCGCTGGAATTTCCCCGGGCAGAGGCGGCTCGCCAGGTGGAGACCATGATCAACTGGGGCCGCTACGCCGAAATCTTGTCGTACGACGACAACAGCGAGGTCATCCTGCTGGAGCCGGAGGGCGGGGTGCATCTGGAATGACGACTGCCGCCGATTAACGCTTTACATCCCCCAGTGCCGGGGGTATTGATCGCTTATTCAGCTAGGGGAGCCCGTAGGGCTGAGAGTGGAGCACGCCTCCAGACCCTCTGAACCTGAAGCAGTTCACACTGCCGTAGGGAAGCTGAGCGTACCGCGCCCGAAATGCCGGAAACGCCCGTCCACCCTGCGACGGGCGTTTTTTTGTTCGCCCGCCGCAAGGATGCATGACAGGCCGCACGGCGGGCGCGCCATAACGCGAAGCTGGGGGAGCCCGCACGGGCTGAGAGGGAAGGGCAACCTTCCGACCCCGAGAACCTGATGCAGGTCATCCTGCCGTAGGGAAGCTTCCTCGCCTTCGGGCCATCAAAGGGGAGCTTGCCATTCGCAGGCTCCCTTCGCTTTCTCGAACGTCGCGGCAGCGGAGATTACGGCAATGACGATACGCGTGAACGGACAGCAGATGGAATGCGAAACCGGCACGACGCTGCTCCAGTTGCTGGAGCAGATGGCCCTGCGGCCCGAGGCCGTGGTGGTCGAGCGCAACCGCGCCATCGTGAAGTCCGGGGAGTACGGGGCCACCCGGCTCGATCAGGGAGACGAACTCGAACTACTGCACTTCGTGGGAGGGGGCTAGTGACGCACGACACGCACGACAATGACGCGCTGGTGATCGGAGGGACGGCCCTGACGAGCCGCCTCTTCATCGGCACCGGCAAGTACGGCACCGACTCCCTCATCCCTGACGTGGCCGGGGCCTCGGGCTCCCAGGTCATCACCGTGGCGCTGCGGCGCGTGGACCTGGCCAACCCCAGGTCCAACGTGCTGGCCCACATTCCGCCGCACATGCGGCTGCTGCCGAACACCTCCGGCGCGCGGACGGCCGAAGAGGCCGTCCGCATCGCCCGGCTGGCGCAGGCCGCCGGGTGCGGCAACTGGATCAAGATCGAGGTCATTTCCGACAGCCGTTTCCTGCTGCCGGACGGCTACGCCACGGCCCGCGCCACGGAAGCGCTGGCCAAGGAGGGCTTCGTGGTGCTGCCGTACATGAACCCCGACCTGTACGTTGCGCGCGACCTGGTCAACGCCGGGGCCGCCGCCGTCATGCCGCTGGGCGCGCCCATCGGCACCAACCGGGGGCTGCGCACGGCAGAGATGATCGGCGTGCTCATCGAGGAAGTCGACCTGCCGGTCATCGTGGACGCGGGCATCGGCAAGCCCTCGCAGGCCTGCGAGGCCATGGAGATGGGTGCCGCCGCGTGCCTGGTGAACACGGCCATCGCCACGGCGGGCAATCCGGTGGCCATGGCCCGCGCCTTTGGAGAGGCGGTGCGCGCCGGACGCGCGGCATACCTTTCGGGCGCGGGGCCGGTGGTCACGGCGACTGTAGACGGTGCCAGCGCCTCGTCGCCGCTGACGGGCTTTCTGGGGGAATAGCGGCGAAGGGGCGGGCATCGCGGCGGGGCGGCGACCAATACGGCCCCCGGGCTGCCAGTCGGACTGCCCGATCAGGCGGATTTGGCCGGACCTGCCGGACCTGGCGGACCTAGCGGACCTGCCCGGCCAGCCTGTCTGGCCTGCCTGTCCGGTCTGCCGGGCCTGTCTGCCTGACCCGTCTGTCTGGCCGTTTTGTTTGTTCCGTCTGTCCGGCCAGTCTGGTCGCCTTTATCCCGCGTTCGCTTTATTCCCGCACAAGGAGCAGGACATGAGCATGTACGACGTGGTCCGCGAATGGACCCCCCGCGTGGCGGACGCACCCCTGCGCGCCTTCATGGACGCCGCCACGCCGGACGACGTGGCCCGCGTGCTGCGCAAGGAACGCCTTTCCCCGCACGACCTGCTGACCCTGCTTTCCCCGGCGGCGTCCACCCGACTGGAGGCCATGGCCCTTCGCGCCCGAGATCTGACGGTGCGCCACTTCGGGCGCACCATCCAGCTGTTCACCCCGCTGTACCTTTCCAACCACTGCACCAACCAGTGCCGGTACTGCGGCTTCAACGCGCGCAACCACATCCCCCGCCAGCGCCTGACGGACGAGGAAATCCTGGCCGAGGGCCGGGCCATTGCCGCCACCGGGCTGCGCCACCTGCTGCTGCTTACCGGCGATGCGCGCCACGTTTCCGGGCCGGACTACATCGCCCACGCCGCACGCCTGCTGGCCCCGCTGTTCCCTTCGCAGTCGGTGGAGGTCTATTCGCTGTCGGACGAGGAATACGCGCTGCTGGTGGACGCGGGCATCGACGGCATGACCATGTTCCAGGAAACCTACAACGAGGCCCTGTACCCGGAACTGCACCCCGCAGGCCCCAAGCGCGACTATCATTTCCGACTGGACGCGCCGGAGCGCGCCGCCCGCGCGGGCATGCGCGGCGTGGGGCTTGGCGCGCTGCTGGGGCTGGACGACTGGCGGCGCGACGCCTTCTTCACCGCGCTGCACGGCCACTGGCTGCAACGCCGGTATCCCCATGTGGACGCAAGCTTTTCCGTGCCGCGCCTGCGTCCGCACGCCGGGGCCTTCCAGCCAGCGCACGCGGTATCCGACCGCGACCTGGTGCAGGTCATTCTGGCGTATCGCATCTTCATGCCCAGCGCGGGCATTACCGTTTCCACCCGCGAGCGGGCGGGCCTGCGCGACAACCTGATCCCCCTCGGGGTCACCCGCATGTCCGCCGGGGTGAGCACCGCTGTCGGTGGTCACGCCGGACATAAGGATACGGAAGGACAGGGAGATGGGGACGGCGCCACCCCGCAGTTCGAGATTTCCGACCCGCGCAGTGCCGACGAAATGGCCGCCGCCATTGCCGCGCACGGCTACCAGCCGGTGTACAAGGACTGGGAATCGGTGCTGGACGGCGGGTATGGGTGTGGGATAGCGTGCGCCGCGCGACGCACCCCGTCCGGTGAACCTGTTGGGGCACCTGCCCCGG encodes the following:
- the thiH gene encoding 2-iminoacetate synthase ThiH, yielding MSMYDVVREWTPRVADAPLRAFMDAATPDDVARVLRKERLSPHDLLTLLSPAASTRLEAMALRARDLTVRHFGRTIQLFTPLYLSNHCTNQCRYCGFNARNHIPRQRLTDEEILAEGRAIAATGLRHLLLLTGDARHVSGPDYIAHAARLLAPLFPSQSVEVYSLSDEEYALLVDAGIDGMTMFQETYNEALYPELHPAGPKRDYHFRLDAPERAARAGMRGVGLGALLGLDDWRRDAFFTALHGHWLQRRYPHVDASFSVPRLRPHAGAFQPAHAVSDRDLVQVILAYRIFMPSAGITVSTRERAGLRDNLIPLGVTRMSAGVSTAVGGHAGHKDTEGQGDGDGATPQFEISDPRSADEMAAAIAAHGYQPVYKDWESVLDGGYGCGIACAARRTPSGEPVGAPAPAAPRATA